The stretch of DNA TCTTTACACGCGTTGATGCTCACACTGACTGGATCAATCAAACAGCAATAGAGCTTTTAAAGTAAGACTTCCTAACGAAGTCCCTCGACCCCGAGCCTATTTTACCAAGCCCGAAATTCACTTTCGGGCTTTTTTATCACGTGGACGTCATTCCCTCTCGCCCACAACACACTTCCGTAGAATCGTTTGCTGACTTAAGAAAACTTGCCCACACAAAGAAGTCCAACCTCTCTGTCTCCCAAGGACTTTCCACGCTAGAGTCTAAGAAATAGTTGAAGAGGAGTTTTCTTCATATGTTTATGAAAACGGATATCGAACAAGACGTAGAAAAAATTGCGACGACGTTGAAAGCCATGATCACCCACCTTATCGGTTCACATATTGAATTTCACGTCTCTTATAAGGTTCACGAAAAGACCACCGTATTTCATATCGTGGTCGATCGCTGCGCGATGGGAAAAATTTTAGGCACGAAGGGTAAGAACCTGAACGCCATTCGCACGTGGATTCAATCCTCCAGTGCACGTCTGGGCGTGCGCGCGGTCATTGATTCGCCGACCTGTCTTGACGGCCTGGAACCTTAAGGACGCACGCTCTTTATCAGCGTAAGAACTTTTGCATTAAAGCGGCCAATTCGTGGTTCTTATTCATGCGGGCCTTCTGTAAATCTGCGCGCGTCACTTGCGGCGGTTCAGAAGAGTCGATCAAAATCTGAAAAACCTGAACGGTCCGCTTGAAAAGAGCAGGATTCTGAATTTGCGCGAGTTGGTGAATTAAACTTACCGGCTCACTGGCGATCTCGGGCATGTCGCTTGTGACATGCATAGGAAATCCCGAATCCCTCACCGCCTGGAAAAAGGCCATGTTCTTCTCGAATGCTGCGGGTGTCGCGCGAAGAACTTCCTGAATCACCAACCACACGTAATAGACCCCTTCGTACTTCAAATCCTGCAATGGAAAAGCGACATCCATCAGATACCGCACGGCAAGCCCGCATTGGGTGTCTAAGGCTAACTTGTATAAGGCCTTCATTTCTTCCGCATTGTCCCGTTTTAGGCGGAAGTTCATCAGCAGAAAAGTGGAACGACCGACATCCCCTTTTTCACATTTTTGAAAACTGCCCTGAGCGATTTCCATCACAGAAAATTCCTTCAGACCGTTCTTAGACAGGGCGCCCATGATCGGAATGGAATATTGATAATGGTCATCTATGAAGCCTAGAATCGGCAGCATTTCGTGCAAGACCAGATGATATTTGGCAAAAGTTGTTAAAGCTGACCAGCGGGAAACAGAAACCTCAATCAAAGGCACCTGTTTGTAAGGAAAGTTTTTTGCATCCACTTCAACGCCATCTAAATAAACCTTGTCCTGTCCCTGAATCTCGACAAAAGGGCCCTTGGCAATAAAGTCAGCGGCGAAAGTTGCAGAAGGAAGAGTGCTTGCGGGAAGATATCCCACCAGTCTTTGTAAATCCAAAGAGATCAGGCGAAACTCCCCGACGGTTCCATTGCCCCCGTAACTTTCCTGGCCTTGCGGAGTCGCGTCCTGGGCCAAGGCTATCCCGCTCCAAGCACACAGAAAAACAAACGTGCTGAATATCTTCTTCATAAGGCCTCCGTGGCAGTCAGGGGGAACAGGGATAGCGACAGACAATAGATATCGTCAGGCTTTTTGCTCTTTTTCATCATCAAGCCATTCATATCCCGACGGAACTTGTGGATTCTTTCAATAAACTCAGGCAGTTTTCTTTTTTCAATGGCAATGGTCAGAGAGGATTGACTGCGCAGTTCAAAGGGCACGGCCTCTAAAGCGAAGATGGCTTTTTCCAAAAGTTCCCGCTGCTGATTGCGCATGGCCTGCGTCGTGTAGGCCGGTCCCAAGGACGACGTATTAATGGGTTGAGATTGAACCATTCCCTCAGCGGTGACATCCAGAACACCGACATTTTTTAGGCGTGCCAAAGCCAGAGATATCATCGATTCAGAGACACCCAGTCTTTGCGCTAAGTATTTCGGTGTGTGATCAAAGTCTGCTAAGTTCAAACACTCTAGAATCGCCAGATGAATCCAATGGGCAATAACCTCGTATTGATCCAAAGGAATATTGACAAACTTCTTCGATTTTTCCGCAGCCAGGTCACGCATCCGCTTTTGGTGAAGCTTGTTCTTCTCTTGGAAAGACTGCACCTGATCTGCCGGCAGGCCCAATAAACGACCCATTTTACGAATCATGGACCCACTGACGCTTCGTTTGCCCCGGATGACTTTACTAAGAACAGACGGGTCCACTTGCAAATCTCGCGAGAACGCACGCATTGAATAACGTGGATTTCGCAAGGCGCGATCCTCAAATACTTTTTTCAACTCTAAAACAATTGGATTTTCCATTTCCGTCTGATCCTAGTAGATGACCAAAATGAAATTCAATAATATTCGACAGACTATCGTCCTAAAAACCGCTCCAGGCGGGCTTTCCGCCCTTGGCAGCCCCTTGATCACTTTTTAAACCGTGGACAATGAAACTTTTGCCCACACTCTGCAGAGCCTCTTTCACCGCCTTTCTTTAGATTCGACTTAAAACCAATCCACTCTGAGTCCGATTTTAACGAGTATCCCCTTTGGCTGGGACCAGCGCGGATGCAGATGCCGGCAGCGCTGAACGGGAGGTGCATTGAACTCGTCGGGCACCGCCGGGAAAATCATCGTCTCTTTGGCGTAGCCCTGAGCAGACGGTTATTTATTGATCCCCATGCATTATTATGATCTAGAGAACACTATTTCAACTTGGTGTCGGCAAAAAGTGATTCGAACTCTTAATTTTTTAGCGAACACGCCGAACAACTCCATTCACTATGGAGGAAGAAAAGTGCGTTTAAGTTTGCGTGTTAAGATTACCGGTCTGGTATTTATGTCTCTTGTTTTAGCTCTAATGTATGGTGGAATTCATCTTCACGGAAATATCAAACGTTCCCAAGAAGCCAAAGATATTGTGGCTCGCGCGGCCTTCTTCAATATCACCTCTCGGCTCATTCACGAAATGCAGGTGGAACGAGGCAAAACCGCCATGTTCATGGGCCACAATCTGTCCGACAAAGAACTGCAAGACCAACGAAGTCTGGTAGACAAGAACTATGTTTCTTTTGTGGAAGCACAAGAAAAACAGAATTTAAATATTGCGGATCTTAAGGCCCTTAAAGAGCTTTACTCTTCTGCTCGCCAAATGACGGATGAAAAAGGACCCGTCGCCAAAGTCATTGCGAAATACACGGAAGCCGTGAGCTTACTTATTGATTCCGAGGT from Bdellovibrio sp. ArHS encodes:
- a CDS encoding KH domain-containing protein — encoded protein: MFMKTDIEQDVEKIATTLKAMITHLIGSHIEFHVSYKVHEKTTVFHIVVDRCAMGKILGTKGKNLNAIRTWIQSSSARLGVRAVIDSPTCLDGLEP
- a CDS encoding TIGR02147 family protein, with amino-acid sequence MENPIVLELKKVFEDRALRNPRYSMRAFSRDLQVDPSVLSKVIRGKRSVSGSMIRKMGRLLGLPADQVQSFQEKNKLHQKRMRDLAAEKSKKFVNIPLDQYEVIAHWIHLAILECLNLADFDHTPKYLAQRLGVSESMISLALARLKNVGVLDVTAEGMVQSQPINTSSLGPAYTTQAMRNQQRELLEKAIFALEAVPFELRSQSSLTIAIEKRKLPEFIERIHKFRRDMNGLMMKKSKKPDDIYCLSLSLFPLTATEAL